The Solibacillus sp. FSL W7-1464 genome contains a region encoding:
- a CDS encoding peroxidase-related enzyme (This protein belongs to a clade of uncharacterized proteins related to peroxidases such as the alkylhydroperoxidase AhpD.), with amino-acid sequence MTKYEEQLSYLQKPSEGEIPEDIQQLFDQHVEKQLEQNGFVNNLFKILPLNAHQFKGFLEFKYSLFNEETTYLSLADKEMIGLVVSSTNNCNYCLTSHSDVLRGITKNPGWVDQLTYNYRSAKLTEKQRALCDYAYSVTKYPNEITTKEVDLLREAGFNDHEILEAAFVAGFFNYTNRWVSTIGAVANPDHYGHNR; translated from the coding sequence ATGACTAAATACGAAGAACAGCTGTCTTATTTACAAAAGCCAAGCGAAGGAGAAATACCGGAAGATATACAGCAACTTTTTGATCAGCATGTTGAAAAGCAGCTGGAGCAAAATGGTTTTGTGAATAATTTATTTAAAATTCTTCCATTGAATGCGCATCAGTTTAAAGGATTTTTGGAATTTAAATATTCTTTGTTCAACGAAGAAACAACGTATTTGTCGTTAGCGGACAAGGAAATGATCGGCCTCGTAGTTTCTTCGACAAATAATTGCAATTATTGCCTCACTTCACATAGTGATGTCCTTCGCGGAATAACAAAAAATCCTGGGTGGGTAGACCAATTAACATACAATTACCGCTCTGCAAAACTTACGGAAAAGCAGCGTGCATTATGTGATTATGCCTACAGTGTAACAAAATATCCAAATGAAATAACAACAAAAGAAGTTGATCTTCTACGTGAGGCTGGCTTTAATGATCATGAAATATTGGAAGCCGCATTTGTTGCCGGTTTCTTCAATTATACAAACCGCTGGGTAAGTACAATTGGGGCGGTCGCGAATCCAGATCATTACGGACATAATCGATAA
- a CDS encoding spore germination protein — MFFSKKKKNELRKKQTETLPPSSQKKEMPEQASDKTQKSETISETTKIFIQDMSETVQSPADLVVRNVTEKITIMFVDNLIKEDILNLKLLPALQNIKNESPETIISQLPLPQINETDKMTDCVHTMLTGAVVIHVEGHNCAILVIIPARESRGLTPPENESQVIGSQVGFNESLSTNISLVRRYIANPNLGNEKFKVGKQTNTALSVMYIKGIVAEQNVNTIRQRIEALDIQDIIDSAELSELIDDNKLSLFPQMLITERPDRFCDGLLSGKVGILVDGSSMAILCPYSFFEFFQSREDKNLRWPIATFLRLLRFVAILISIFLTPLYVGALTFHYEVIPQSLLVPLSESRARVPFPPILEALFLELIMELLREAGARLPTKIGQTIGIVGGIVLGTAAVQAGITSNILIIIVALCALSSFITPSYMMGNVIRIIRFPIIIIAGFWGFYGIMLAFCILLIHLLRLTSLGAPYLSPFYPPRIRSWGDSIIRFPYRITIRKSATTRVDGAEFSSSQDGQKNDGNVKE; from the coding sequence ATGTTTTTTAGCAAAAAGAAAAAAAATGAGCTACGCAAAAAACAAACTGAAACATTACCGCCATCTTCTCAAAAAAAAGAAATGCCAGAACAGGCATCTGACAAAACACAAAAAAGTGAGACCATTTCCGAAACTACTAAAATTTTTATTCAGGATATGAGTGAGACGGTACAGTCACCAGCCGATTTGGTCGTACGCAATGTAACTGAAAAAATTACGATTATGTTTGTGGATAATTTAATTAAAGAAGATATTTTAAACTTAAAACTTTTGCCGGCTTTACAAAATATTAAAAACGAATCACCGGAAACAATCATAAGTCAATTGCCGCTTCCACAAATTAATGAGACAGATAAAATGACTGATTGTGTACATACAATGCTGACAGGAGCAGTTGTTATTCATGTAGAAGGACATAACTGTGCGATACTTGTCATTATACCTGCGAGAGAGTCACGAGGTTTAACACCTCCGGAAAATGAATCGCAAGTAATTGGATCACAAGTTGGTTTTAATGAAAGTTTGTCGACCAACATTTCACTTGTTCGGCGATATATAGCAAATCCGAATTTGGGAAATGAAAAATTCAAGGTTGGTAAACAAACAAATACCGCACTCTCAGTAATGTATATTAAAGGAATTGTGGCGGAACAGAATGTTAATACAATAAGGCAAAGAATTGAAGCACTTGATATTCAAGACATAATAGATAGTGCTGAACTGTCTGAATTAATTGATGACAATAAGCTTTCCTTATTCCCGCAAATGTTGATAACAGAACGTCCAGACAGATTTTGTGATGGATTGCTGAGCGGGAAAGTAGGGATTCTTGTTGATGGGAGTTCAATGGCAATTCTTTGCCCATACAGCTTTTTTGAATTCTTTCAGAGCCGAGAAGATAAAAACTTACGTTGGCCAATCGCAACATTTTTAAGGCTCTTAAGATTCGTCGCTATTTTAATTTCCATCTTTTTAACACCACTGTATGTAGGGGCTTTAACTTTTCATTACGAGGTCATTCCGCAGTCGTTGCTAGTTCCGCTCAGTGAATCAAGGGCCAGAGTTCCCTTTCCTCCGATATTAGAGGCGCTTTTCTTGGAATTGATTATGGAATTGCTTCGTGAAGCAGGGGCAAGGTTGCCGACAAAAATAGGACAAACAATAGGGATTGTAGGCGGTATAGTATTAGGAACAGCAGCTGTACAAGCGGGAATTACTAGTAATATCCTGATCATTATTGTTGCGCTATGTGCCTTGTCATCGTTTATTACACCAAGTTACATGATGGGGAATGTCATTAGGATTATTCGTTTTCCGATTATTATTATTGCGGGATTTTGGGGTTTTTATGGAATAATGCTCGCATTTTGTATTTTATTGATTCATCTATTGAGACTGACAAGCCTGGGTGCCCCTTATTTGTCGCCATTTTATCCTCCAAGAATTCGAAGCTGGGGCGACAGTATAATTCGCTTTCCATATCGAATTACTATTCGCAAATCGGCAACTACAAGAGTAGACGGTGCTGAATTTTCATCAAGCCAGGATGGTCAGAAGAATGATGGGAATGTGAAAGAATGA
- the rplT gene encoding 50S ribosomal protein L20 yields MPRVKGGTVTRARRKKVLKLAKGYYGSKHTLYKVANQAVMKSGQYAYRDRRQKKRNFRKLWITRINAAARMNGLSYSRLMHGLKVAGIEVNRKMLSDLAVTDSAAFAQLAEEAKKAVAK; encoded by the coding sequence ATGCCACGCGTAAAAGGCGGAACAGTAACACGCGCTCGTCGCAAAAAAGTTTTAAAATTAGCTAAAGGTTACTACGGTTCAAAACATACTTTATACAAAGTAGCTAACCAAGCAGTAATGAAATCAGGTCAATATGCATACCGTGACCGTCGTCAAAAGAAACGTAATTTCCGTAAATTATGGATCACTCGTATTAACGCAGCAGCTCGCATGAACGGTTTATCTTACTCTCGTTTAATGCACGGCTTAAAAGTAGCGGGTATCGAAGTTAACCGTAAAATGTTATCTGACTTAGCTGTAACTGATAGCGCAGCATTCGCTCAATTAGCTGAAGAAGCTAAAAAAGCAGTCGCTAAATAA
- a CDS encoding ABC transporter ATP-binding protein, which translates to MEVYIKKAGYIPNKSSIEEIEFSMQPGTIIGLIGGNGAGKSTTIQSMLGVIPYFEGAITIPSYSYVPERPLLYEHFTLREHLQFLIEEYTDSTLWEKAEQLLTLFQIDQRLDDLPIYFSKGMQQKVMLVLAFLIERPLYILDEPFMGLDPRAMRELLVLIDERKQQGASFLLCTHQLEMAEMLCDHYILLHEGNIQAKGTLSELQQMIGQPLSLLDIFYELQGRL; encoded by the coding sequence ATGGAAGTATATATTAAAAAAGCAGGTTACATACCAAATAAATCAAGTATAGAAGAAATTGAATTTTCGATGCAGCCCGGCACAATTATCGGTTTAATTGGAGGTAACGGCGCAGGAAAAAGTACTACCATTCAATCTATGCTCGGTGTTATACCTTATTTTGAAGGAGCAATCACCATCCCCTCCTATAGTTATGTTCCGGAACGCCCATTATTATATGAGCATTTCACACTGCGCGAGCATCTTCAATTTTTAATCGAAGAATATACTGACAGCACACTTTGGGAAAAAGCAGAGCAGTTACTTACACTTTTTCAGATTGACCAGCGGCTGGATGATTTGCCAATCTATTTTTCAAAAGGGATGCAACAAAAAGTCATGCTTGTATTGGCTTTTTTAATCGAACGACCACTCTACATATTGGACGAACCATTCATGGGTCTTGATCCCCGGGCTATGCGGGAACTGCTGGTTTTAATCGATGAACGTAAACAGCAAGGTGCGTCCTTTTTACTGTGCACACACCAATTAGAAATGGCTGAAATGCTTTGTGATCATTACATTCTTCTTCATGAAGGAAATATCCAAGCTAAGGGTACATTGAGTGAGCTTCAACAAATGATCGGGCAACCTCTTTCTTTGCTGGATATCTTTTATGAATTGCAAGGCAGGTTATAA
- the rpmI gene encoding 50S ribosomal protein L35, with product MPKMKTHRGAAKRFKKTGTGKLKFDRAYGSHLFANKSTKAKRHLRKAKVATSGDFKRIRTLLTYMK from the coding sequence ATGCCAAAAATGAAAACTCACCGTGGAGCTGCGAAACGTTTCAAAAAAACAGGTACTGGTAAATTAAAATTTGACCGTGCTTATGGCTCTCACTTATTCGCTAACAAATCAACTAAAGCAAAACGTCACTTACGTAAAGCGAAAGTTGCAACTTCAGGCGATTTCAAGCGTATCCGTACATTATTAACTTACATGAAATAA
- a CDS encoding DUF1294 domain-containing protein yields MELAALSYVAVVSLVLCVYMYIDKERAKKKEWRISERTLLTLGVLGGALGGVLGMYLFRHKTKHNKFAFGFPLLGAIHVFLLVQLF; encoded by the coding sequence ATGGAATTAGCAGCACTTTCATATGTGGCAGTGGTTTCACTCGTATTATGTGTATATATGTACATAGATAAGGAGCGCGCTAAAAAGAAGGAATGGCGTATTTCCGAACGGACATTATTAACATTAGGCGTTCTAGGAGGGGCACTTGGCGGTGTATTAGGAATGTACTTATTCCGTCATAAAACAAAGCACAACAAATTTGCATTTGGCTTTCCTTTACTTGGAGCAATTCACGTATTCTTACTCGTTCAGCTATTTTAA
- a CDS encoding Ger(x)C family spore germination protein, with amino-acid sequence MKKLIIVIAFTFILGGCAEQKILENISLMTLVGYELEDGGELSSTAVIRQINQDLESRVEIQSATAATSKWARTKIDLKTSKITGSGQLRVVLFGEKLAKEGLDHNLHILKMSAEISNATYLAIVEGDIKELLEYNYKNITDIGQHIYQLIQQNIEHHHALSSTLHEVNRDKYSLVKSYALPIIKKEEENIIITGMALFKDSKVVGQISADDTMYIMMIRERTHNGTLQLELPESTLDGLAEKSFDELAVAIDTIDSKPILKLVDPSVPEFDLTIKMECRLREINADLIVDEPKTIEKLEKEINHKIESEIKRIIKYSQDVNSDIFNFGERFRARVRNVIVDKEKWYELYPQMKVNVKVESQIVRDGVFQ; translated from the coding sequence ATGAAAAAACTCATTATAGTAATCGCTTTTACATTTATCTTAGGTGGCTGTGCAGAACAGAAAATTTTAGAAAATATAAGTTTAATGACATTAGTCGGGTATGAATTGGAAGATGGAGGAGAGCTGTCTTCCACCGCAGTAATTAGACAAATTAATCAAGATTTGGAAAGCCGGGTAGAGATTCAATCTGCAACAGCTGCAACAAGTAAGTGGGCACGGACGAAAATTGACTTAAAAACCTCAAAAATAACAGGTTCAGGTCAATTGCGGGTTGTATTGTTCGGTGAGAAATTGGCCAAAGAAGGGTTGGACCACAATCTACACATATTAAAAATGAGTGCTGAAATTAGTAACGCTACCTATTTAGCCATTGTTGAAGGTGATATAAAAGAGTTACTGGAATATAACTATAAAAATATAACGGATATTGGACAACATATTTACCAGTTAATCCAGCAAAATATTGAACATCATCATGCGCTCTCATCAACTCTCCATGAAGTGAATAGAGATAAATATTCTTTAGTAAAAAGCTATGCCCTTCCGATAATCAAAAAAGAGGAAGAAAATATTATCATCACAGGTATGGCCCTTTTTAAAGACAGTAAAGTCGTCGGTCAGATTTCTGCTGATGATACAATGTATATAATGATGATCAGAGAGCGAACTCATAATGGTACATTACAATTGGAATTGCCCGAATCAACGCTGGATGGCTTAGCTGAAAAATCATTTGATGAATTGGCAGTAGCGATTGATACAATTGATTCTAAGCCAATACTTAAACTTGTGGATCCATCAGTGCCTGAGTTTGACTTAACGATAAAAATGGAATGTCGTTTAAGGGAAATTAATGCTGATTTAATTGTAGATGAACCAAAAACAATTGAAAAACTTGAAAAGGAAATCAATCATAAAATCGAAAGTGAAATAAAGCGAATTATTAAGTACAGTCAGGACGTAAACTCGGATATATTTAACTTTGGTGAGCGTTTTAGGGCAAGGGTACGCAATGTAATCGTCGATAAAGAAAAATGGTATGAGTTATATCCGCAAATGAAAGTGAATGTTAAGGTGGAATCACAAATTGTCCGCGATGGGGTGTTTCAATAG
- a CDS encoding dUTP diphosphatase produces MQFRQLFEKQRQLDRFIEENQHVHKDVFAEKGLALLVELSELANETRCFKFWSTKGPSERAVLLEEFVDSVHFILSLGNMRGFLLEEWPYLKEKQELTETFLNTTQTILTFLQHQTEENYSAMWKQYSIIAYNLNFTIDDVLQAYELKNEKNYERQRNGY; encoded by the coding sequence ATGCAATTTCGGCAATTATTTGAAAAGCAGCGGCAGCTTGACCGGTTTATTGAAGAAAATCAACATGTACATAAGGATGTGTTTGCCGAAAAAGGGCTTGCATTATTAGTCGAGCTAAGTGAACTGGCTAACGAAACTCGCTGTTTCAAATTTTGGTCAACGAAGGGACCATCGGAAAGAGCTGTACTTTTGGAGGAGTTTGTCGATTCGGTGCACTTTATACTTTCGCTCGGAAATATGCGCGGCTTTCTATTGGAGGAATGGCCCTATTTAAAGGAGAAGCAAGAGTTAACTGAAACATTTCTTAATACAACACAGACGATTCTGACATTTCTGCAGCACCAAACAGAAGAAAATTACAGTGCTATGTGGAAACAGTACAGTATAATTGCCTATAATTTGAATTTTACAATTGATGATGTTTTGCAGGCATATGAATTAAAGAATGAAAAGAATTATGAGCGGCAACGAAATGGCTATTAA
- a CDS encoding CoxG family protein, translated as MPNAIHTVQLPLSNDVIWNFLKDYNNWAPLIPGYIVHEAQHDTQFTWTLLADLGFTKKKITLQVDITDSIEPSAVKFNIKGLSDTFDGNGYFNIAADNNESVQVTGSLDLSAGGFMGMMINPVLESFVPKATTDLTNSIETKLTALHDVK; from the coding sequence ATGCCGAACGCTATCCATACAGTGCAATTACCATTATCAAACGATGTAATCTGGAATTTTCTAAAGGATTACAACAACTGGGCACCATTAATCCCAGGTTATATCGTGCATGAAGCACAACATGATACACAGTTCACTTGGACTTTACTTGCAGATTTAGGATTTACGAAAAAAAAGATTACACTTCAAGTCGATATAACGGATTCAATTGAACCAAGTGCTGTAAAGTTTAACATTAAAGGCTTGTCGGACACCTTTGATGGTAACGGCTATTTTAATATTGCTGCCGACAATAACGAATCCGTTCAAGTTACAGGAAGCCTTGATCTATCTGCAGGCGGTTTTATGGGGATGATGATCAACCCTGTATTGGAAAGTTTCGTACCTAAAGCGACGACCGATTTGACGAACTCAATCGAAACAAAGCTTACTGCCCTACATGATGTAAAATAA
- the argF gene encoding ornithine carbamoyltransferase has product MKLLEEVQLKPVESLKGKDLLTLLDYTSEEVKQLLELATQLKIITKAGKCPRLLEGKTLGMIFEKSSTRTRVSFEVGMQQLGGYGMYMNARDMQIGRGEPISDTGRVLSGYLDGIMIRANSHAMVEELADNASVPVINGLTDLDHPCQALADLETIAENKGELKGLKIAYVGDGNNVAHALIVAAAHVGMHVAVATPPGYECDTRIIEKAQLIAARNGSTIMVTNDPVAAVTNADAVYADVWTSMGQEEETQKRLKDFESYQINDELVAHAKPDYMFLHCLPAHREEEVATSVIDGPNSYIFEQAENRLHAQKAVLVSLLA; this is encoded by the coding sequence ATGAAATTATTAGAAGAGGTGCAATTAAAGCCTGTTGAAAGTTTAAAAGGAAAAGACTTATTAACATTGCTTGACTATACGAGTGAAGAAGTGAAGCAACTTCTTGAACTTGCAACACAATTAAAAATAATAACAAAAGCGGGCAAATGCCCACGATTATTGGAAGGTAAAACACTTGGCATGATCTTTGAGAAAAGTTCAACGCGTACACGTGTATCGTTTGAAGTAGGCATGCAGCAGCTTGGCGGATATGGTATGTATATGAATGCGCGTGATATGCAAATTGGACGTGGTGAACCGATTTCAGATACAGGAAGAGTATTGTCAGGTTATTTAGACGGAATCATGATCCGTGCCAACTCCCACGCAATGGTTGAAGAATTGGCTGATAATGCTTCGGTTCCAGTTATTAATGGTTTAACAGATCTAGATCATCCATGTCAGGCATTAGCGGATCTTGAAACAATTGCCGAAAATAAAGGGGAATTGAAAGGATTAAAAATCGCTTATGTAGGTGATGGAAATAATGTAGCACATGCGCTTATCGTTGCCGCAGCACATGTTGGTATGCATGTAGCAGTAGCCACACCGCCAGGATATGAATGTGATACGCGTATTATCGAAAAAGCACAGCTGATCGCTGCTCGTAACGGCAGTACAATTATGGTAACTAATGACCCGGTGGCAGCTGTTACAAATGCAGATGCTGTTTATGCAGATGTATGGACATCAATGGGGCAAGAGGAAGAAACTCAAAAACGACTGAAGGATTTTGAAAGTTACCAGATCAATGATGAATTAGTAGCCCATGCAAAGCCGGATTATATGTTCCTTCATTGTTTACCGGCACATCGTGAGGAAGAAGTTGCGACGTCAGTTATTGACGGTCCAAATTCTTATATATTTGAGCAAGCAGAAAATCGCCTGCATGCACAAAAAGCAGTTTTAGTATCTTTACTGGCGTAA
- a CDS encoding M42 family metallopeptidase yields the protein MTKLDATLQMFKDLTDANGIPGNERAPREVMKKYIAPYADEVETDNLGSLIAKKVGDENGPKIMVAGHLDEVGFMVTRIDDKGFVFFQTVGGWWSQVMLAQRVTITTRKGEEIIGVIGSKPPHILPADVRNKVVDIKSMFVDIGATSKEEAMEWGVRPGDMITPYFEFNVMKNEKHLLAKAWDNRIGCAIAIDVLKALKDEKHPNIVYGVGNVQEEIGLRGAKTSSFKVQPDIGFSVDVGVAGDTPGVTPKESTSKMGAGPQIVVYDASMVSHTGLREFVLDVAEEAGIPYQFEAMAGGGTDAGSIHITANGVPSLAIGVATRYIHSHAGILHRDDYDNAVKLIVEVIKRLDRDAVNKITFE from the coding sequence ATGACAAAGCTCGATGCTACATTACAAATGTTCAAAGATTTAACAGATGCAAACGGCATTCCAGGAAATGAACGTGCACCACGCGAAGTGATGAAAAAATATATCGCACCTTATGCAGATGAAGTAGAAACAGATAACTTAGGCAGTTTAATCGCAAAAAAAGTAGGCGATGAAAACGGTCCGAAAATTATGGTTGCGGGCCACTTGGATGAAGTTGGTTTCATGGTGACACGCATTGATGATAAAGGGTTCGTGTTTTTCCAAACAGTTGGCGGATGGTGGAGCCAGGTAATGCTTGCCCAACGCGTGACAATTACAACGCGCAAAGGGGAAGAAATTATCGGTGTGATCGGATCAAAGCCGCCACATATTTTACCGGCTGATGTTCGTAATAAAGTAGTCGACATTAAATCAATGTTCGTTGATATCGGTGCCACTTCAAAAGAAGAAGCAATGGAGTGGGGCGTACGTCCAGGCGATATGATTACACCATATTTCGAATTCAACGTAATGAAAAACGAAAAACATCTATTGGCGAAAGCATGGGACAACCGAATTGGCTGTGCAATTGCAATTGATGTACTGAAAGCATTAAAAGACGAAAAGCATCCGAATATTGTTTATGGTGTCGGGAATGTACAGGAAGAGATCGGCCTTCGCGGTGCGAAAACATCATCATTTAAAGTACAGCCGGATATCGGTTTTTCTGTAGATGTAGGTGTTGCAGGTGATACACCTGGTGTGACACCGAAAGAGTCGACTTCAAAAATGGGCGCAGGTCCACAAATTGTCGTATATGATGCTTCCATGGTATCACATACAGGCTTACGTGAATTTGTTTTGGACGTAGCTGAAGAAGCAGGCATTCCATACCAGTTCGAAGCTATGGCCGGCGGCGGTACGGACGCAGGTTCTATCCACATTACAGCAAATGGTGTACCATCATTGGCAATCGGTGTTGCAACACGTTATATCCACTCACACGCAGGCATCCTGCACCGTGATGATTATGATAATGCAGTGAAATTAATTGTAGAAGTAATTAAACGATTAGACCGTGATGCGGTAAATAAAATCACATTTGAATAA
- a CDS encoding GerAB/ArcD/ProY family transporter, with product MKNKLQIGTNEMFNAPLLFYIICASQIGVGVHGFQAVIYQDAKHDAWISIIISFLVAYLSIFMSLKLLEMYETEDIFGINLDLFGKYIGNFINLLLVIYSSLAFFAIIRNYTDVINAWVFPDLKPSFIMITLMILVLYGFTAGLRTIIGICFFSFFLGLWIPVALIIPLNYANVNYLLPVLSADLVELLKGAYYMTFTIAGFEVIHTLYPFIKEKEKAKKYVSLGLFFTMFLYLFVMIVTLTFFSGEQLERTIWATLSLFSNIRLPFLERIELITVCFWMIVILPNLCLYAWSAFRGMKRIANISEMKFILGMFSLIFIASFFIETRSEIYEFNNKFGYIAFIIVLIYPMVLYLIAFIKKSVSRQRAGKE from the coding sequence ATGAAAAATAAATTGCAAATCGGAACAAATGAGATGTTTAATGCCCCGCTACTTTTCTATATTATTTGTGCTTCCCAGATTGGAGTAGGGGTTCATGGATTTCAGGCGGTAATCTATCAAGATGCAAAGCATGACGCCTGGATTTCCATTATTATTAGTTTTTTGGTCGCCTATCTTTCGATATTTATGTCATTGAAGTTATTGGAAATGTATGAAACCGAGGATATTTTTGGCATTAACCTCGATCTATTCGGCAAATATATCGGTAATTTTATTAATTTACTTTTGGTCATTTATAGCAGCTTAGCTTTTTTTGCAATTATAAGGAATTATACAGACGTTATCAATGCTTGGGTTTTTCCGGATTTAAAGCCTTCTTTTATTATGATTACATTGATGATTCTGGTACTATACGGCTTTACTGCAGGTCTTCGGACAATAATCGGGATTTGTTTTTTTAGCTTTTTTTTAGGGTTATGGATTCCTGTTGCGCTAATAATTCCTTTGAATTATGCTAACGTAAATTATTTATTGCCTGTACTCAGCGCTGATTTAGTTGAATTACTTAAAGGCGCCTATTACATGACCTTTACCATAGCGGGATTTGAAGTGATTCATACACTTTATCCTTTTATTAAGGAAAAAGAGAAAGCAAAAAAATATGTTTCTTTAGGGTTGTTTTTTACAATGTTTCTGTATTTGTTTGTCATGATTGTTACGTTAACGTTTTTTAGTGGGGAACAGCTTGAGCGTACAATTTGGGCAACATTATCCCTCTTTAGTAATATTCGTCTTCCTTTTCTTGAAAGGATTGAACTTATTACTGTCTGTTTTTGGATGATTGTAATATTACCGAATCTCTGTTTATATGCATGGTCGGCTTTCAGGGGCATGAAAAGAATTGCCAATATTTCAGAAATGAAATTTATTTTAGGCATGTTTTCTTTAATATTTATAGCATCTTTCTTCATTGAAACAAGAAGTGAAATCTATGAATTCAATAACAAGTTTGGATATATAGCATTTATTATTGTGCTGATTTATCCGATGGTTCTGTATTTAATTGCTTTTATAAAAAAATCAGTCTCCAGACAGAGGGCGGGAAAGGAATGA
- a CDS encoding sigma-w pathway protein ysdB, whose amino-acid sequence MAILLRIAIILLIIYIFYRGVRYLIDPKRKLDEAYENGQYYFYDDVKNIRKNFFITYKGALFEGEKYLGTTDNAFEVVSIFVFVHDAMKLQGFTKEDFLYLENEILMNYPNASINWKNPIEQLMKD is encoded by the coding sequence ATGGCTATATTGTTACGAATTGCCATCATCCTTCTCATCATTTACATATTTTATAGAGGGGTACGCTACTTAATCGACCCAAAGCGTAAATTGGATGAGGCCTATGAAAATGGACAATATTATTTTTATGATGATGTGAAAAACATTCGGAAAAACTTTTTCATAACGTATAAGGGGGCATTATTTGAAGGAGAAAAGTATTTAGGTACGACTGACAATGCATTTGAAGTCGTCAGTATTTTCGTCTTTGTCCATGATGCGATGAAACTTCAAGGGTTTACGAAAGAAGACTTTTTGTATTTGGAAAATGAGATTCTCATGAATTATCCAAATGCCTCGATCAATTGGAAAAACCCGATCGAGCAACTTATGAAAGATTAA
- a CDS encoding ABC transporter permease, with the protein MFTKRLYRSYQFNFKLIQSITDWTVLLYLVVPSVIIGFFLYRDIAGDFQVLELQPLPLLLLLFGISFFLVKPSLRLFIYDADLLFYKQHGRKIHHIKLWGYWYSFLHYNFVLVILLLLASPFIILPFWKVLFALNIISVLHIWIQYSCQKWFTKWPLLFIVHALIIFSLSILPLWGISILLLAVHLLLLNTVLSNRYWTIETRWEYEAFYSWMKRIYQFSLEMRYYMPAKTKQPLILLAKKKILSRHRIDNLIYKTLLRKLNYLKSPVQLIVISIGLLFVLPMWAKAVVLIFSFIGLNVALSSILNEIKQATFFQLMSVQEKEWLQAKKRIKYRFFAPISVVMMLLFIII; encoded by the coding sequence ATGTTTACTAAACGGCTTTATCGCTCGTATCAATTTAATTTCAAACTAATTCAATCAATTACAGATTGGACAGTCCTCCTATACCTTGTAGTGCCCAGCGTCATTATCGGCTTTTTCTTATATCGCGATATTGCTGGTGATTTTCAAGTATTGGAGCTTCAGCCTCTTCCCTTACTCCTTCTGTTATTCGGGATTAGCTTCTTTTTAGTTAAACCATCTTTACGCCTCTTTATATATGATGCAGATCTGTTATTTTATAAGCAGCATGGAAGGAAAATTCATCATATAAAACTATGGGGTTATTGGTATTCATTTTTGCATTATAACTTTGTCCTTGTAATTTTATTATTGCTCGCTTCTCCCTTTATCATATTGCCATTTTGGAAAGTTCTTTTCGCTTTAAATATAATAAGCGTACTCCATATATGGATACAGTATAGTTGTCAAAAGTGGTTTACAAAATGGCCGTTGCTATTCATTGTTCACGCACTCATTATTTTTAGCCTCAGCATTTTGCCACTATGGGGAATTTCTATATTACTTCTTGCTGTTCATCTACTTTTACTAAATACTGTACTAAGCAATCGATACTGGACAATTGAAACACGCTGGGAATATGAGGCCTTTTACAGTTGGATGAAGCGCATTTATCAATTCAGCCTGGAAATGCGTTATTATATGCCAGCTAAAACGAAGCAGCCGCTTATTTTACTTGCGAAAAAGAAAATATTAAGTAGACATCGGATCGATAATTTAATTTATAAAACATTATTGAGAAAACTGAATTACTTAAAATCGCCAGTTCAACTCATTGTCATTAGCATTGGCCTTCTCTTTGTTCTACCTATGTGGGCAAAAGCAGTGGTTCTCATATTTTCTTTTATCGGTTTAAATGTTGCCCTTAGCTCTATTCTCAATGAAATTAAACAAGCTACTTTTTTTCAATTAATGTCTGTTCAGGAAAAAGAGTGGCTACAGGCAAAAAAACGTATCAAGTACCGTTTTTTTGCTCCGATTAGCGTTGTCATGATGCTCCTATTCATTATCATTTAA